The Humulus lupulus chromosome 7, drHumLupu1.1, whole genome shotgun sequence region GTGGTTTTCACTGTTCAGTTTCATATTCATCCTTGTTTTACACCAAGAAGCATGGTTTTGTGATTCTACTACTTGTCTATGTGGATGATACTCTCATTACTGGTGAGAACTCCACTCTCATTTCTCAACTCAAATGTGATTTGAACTGTCAGTTTGCTTTGAATTCCCTTAGATCAGTCCACTACTTTCTTGGCTTTGAGGTACTTCGTACAACTAGTGGTCGTTATCTCACTCAGTCCAAGTATGCTCTTGTTCTTCTTCAAAAGACTATCTTAGATGAGTCCAAGGAGTGCCCCGCGCCTATGATACTTGGCAATAAATTGTCTTTTGTTGACAATTATACATTTGACAAACTTGAAGTTTATCAGAGCACCATTGAGGCCCTTCAATATCTTATTTTTACTAGACCTGACTTAGCCTTTTCCGCTAATAAACTAAGTCAGATTTTGAAAGCTCCTACAATCAATCACTGGAATGCTTGTAAACGCATCTTGCGCTATGTCAAAGGTACCCTTCATCTTGGGTTACACTTTCAACCAGCACCTATCTTAACTCTTAAAGCTTTTTTCGATACTGATTGGGCATCTAGCTTGGATGACAGAACTTCCACTAGTGGCTTCTGCATGTTTCTTGGTGGCAATCTCATCAACTGGTGTTCTCGCAAGCAACAGGCAGTGGCTCGTTCCAGTAATGAGTCGGAGTACCGAGCTCTTGCTTCTGTAGCTACTTAGTTGGTTTGGTTACACTTTTTATTgcaaaaaataggtttttctcCTTAGCACCATACTCTTTTGTTGGCGTGATAATCAAGGCACCCAATCTCTTGCACTCAATCTAGTGTTCCACTCACGTACTAAACATATCAAAGTAGATGTTCACTTCATTCGATCTCAAATTGTTTCTCGGAAACTTGATGTTCAATATGTCTCCACTGATGAACAACCTGctgatatttttataaaaccaCTTTCTGCTCCACGATTTCTGTTTTTTGTGTCCCAAGCTACATTTTGAACatatagggggggggggggggcatagaATTATGTTTATCTGTATTTATTCCTAAAGGTTTAAGAGCTTTTGTAATCCTTATATAAATATTCAGTAATAAAGCAACTGAGCTCATACGATTGATTGAGCTCTCATCACAGTTTTACTTCTTCATTTTATCATTTTCTCAACTAGTAGAGACAATGTTTTTGTTAGGCTTTATGGTATGATATACCATTAATAGCAACATGAAGACATACACTCATACACCTCAGTTTTAGAAGCTCACTGACACAATTGCAGGACCAAATGATACACAatttcttttcatctttattGGTTGTGGTCAATGATGGAGGTAAGGGGACCTTAACTTTTCTTTTCTATATCTTTGTATagtgtatttttgaaaaaaaaaattattataaatatatgtaaaaaATGTATATAGCCACCATAAAATTCAAGAAAAAACTAAAcatttatatattttgtatatatattagtataatcttcattaaaaaaaatgacaCCCTCTATGTTTTAAACCTGGCTTTGTCACCCGTAATTTTGTAAATCCACATTGCGTATTAAAGATCCTTGTCCTAAGCAAGCTCTTGATACCTAACCAAATTGAACTATGAGTTTCTTTTCCAAATAAATTCAAGGTTAAGGAAAGATTAAAGTTGAAGAAAAATCGAATAAAGGAATTTTCATATTATTTAGagtaaattacattttatattggatttttaatagagtttgcaaaaatgtggtttttttttcaagaaatGTTCATTTATgactttttttaagaattttcactttaaTGGGTTTAATttcctatatttttatataaaagtttgTTTAGGCCATAGTTGTACTTTTAATCAAGTTTTTTacatttggaagggtatgtttgtaatttgattgtttttttagtttatttgattttttttatattaattttatatagctatttttatatttaatcttTCTTTAGTTGTTTtgcaaattattattattattattattattattattattattattattagtattgtaatatgaattgtgtttattattattttttatttattataaatattcttttcctttttttagattatactttttttttcaaagtctgggtaaggtaaccaattacttgattgattttttcacaattatgtaaaaaaaaatcttagagctaggttaaataacatgtatcaaaataggtaaccagttacttgtttgatttttcacagttatgtaaaaaaaaagtcctAGAGCTAGGCTAAATAACATatatcaggaggggtaaccagttacccaagaggagtaactttctgccataagaggggtaaccagttaccataagaggggtgacaggtcactcatattagaaatgaaaagaaacatcaaatttgaaggaaaatgaGGAAGagcacttcattaaaaaaaaggaagaaaaagtatgtatgattttagtaacataggtaacaaGTTACCATAAAAAAGCCAGAAATATACACATATCAGAACATGAAGGTAACCAgctacccccagaaatatacacacaaagaacgtgaaagtaaccagttaccacatacctaaagattgaaaaaaaaaaaaacagatatgACCACAAACCACCCTCCTCCCTCACCTCTGACCACCACCAGAACCCCCCATCCCTTGTGCGCAGAGCCACGCCTCAACCCCAGCCATCCCCATCGTTTTCTGCAGCTCTGAGCACCATGGATCGCACTCAGCCCAAGCACCACCCTTCtccctcgcctccgaccaccaccagcACATCCCTCGCCTCAGCCTAGCCCCGTTGTTTTAGATTTGGGGGCTTGCAAATGGAATCGCGAAGAGATCGCGGATTGGGGCTGGGTTCGTCGATGGCGCGGCTGGGTGTTCTGGGCTAGGTTTCGCGAAGGTGCACGCCTAAGGTGAATTGCATGTAGTGAGGGTGGGTGGTTGGAGATGATTGTGGAAATAGTGGGGCAGGCGAGTGGAAGACAAGGGAGGTGGCGGCTAGGGCAAAAGGAAAGAGAAGAGAGATGGGAGAGAGAACCATGCGATTGGGTTTGGAGAGAGAAAGAGTTTGTGGCTggggtttgagagagagagaatagtggAATACTAATTTACAATAGTACCCATATTTGACTAATGTGCTTTGATTTGCAATAGTAATTGTGTTtcataaaagtcatatttttttaaaattccctATTATATATGACAAAATTATAATCTTAGAAAACGGGGACTAGCATGGTGAATTCTTCCATAACATCATTCTTCTTTTGTTAGAAAATGCTATATAAaaatagagtaatgatatgtgaacccaaaatatgcacccaaacattacacacagtgacgtgtcattgttttttaaaacagtgagtcccaattttaataaatatgattggctagtccaaactgccacatcactgtgtgtaatgttttgatctatattttgagtgcacatatcattactcataaaAATAAGATATATCTTTTCCCTTTAGGTTACGGCACAAATTAAAAGTTGGGTTTGGACGAAACCAATCAGATGGAATTATTAGTTATTTACAAAGCTCTAAAACTAAATATAGAGATAGAAAATATAAATTTCCTTCTGATAAATCAATATCCAAATATCCATATTTATAATTTACGCAAGTTTATAATTAACGTTGAATGTGAGACGATGAAAACTAAGGCTCATTACAACATGCCAAAACAATATACAGAACAGAGGTCTACTAATAAGAGTCCTCTAAAGCCTCTAGAAAACAATTACTCAGCTACTTTTCTTTTGTTATCTGGTTAAATAGTCTTTTACTTCTTCCTTCTGGAAGCTCTAGAAAACATTTCCATAATGTTATGGGATTCTGTCTCCACTTTTGCCTTCTTAGTTTGCTTTCCAGCTCTTGTAGTTCTACTGTTAATCTTATTCTTCTCCTGACAAATTATAAAATGTGGTACAGAAATCAGTCACTAATGAATTAAGCCCAGGCAATCACTTGGAAGATTTAATAGTTCCCGGTTCCAAAGACTCAAACAAGCAAAATCTTGCTGCACCAAATAAACCAGTCACTAAGCACTCTGATTTATTATCTGTTTCTGCAATATTGATTTTCTCCAAGACCAAGTGGTTAATCTTctaaattatagaaaatattcaGTAAAATCAATATGCATACGTgactccctaggaaagagagtGATTTATTTTCTACCTCTAAAAAGAAAAGGATATATAGAGTGATTACTAAATATTTTAGCCAATACTAAAGCCATTTCCATAGTAGAGCAGATATGTGAGTGCAATTTGGTAATCAGCAAAAATGAGACATGAAAAAGGGACCATAAACAATTAACTAGTTTTCTCTGTAGTGCGAACCTGTGAAATGGATGAGCCTATGTCGCTCCCTACAGCATGTGGTACATGTTTCTCTGGTTCTTTCCTCATAACCTCTGATAAGTTTAGCCTGAAAACACATTCATTACCTAAATTAGTAAAAACATTATAAAAGAAGAGGGTAAAAGGATTCTATATGCATGATGGTGTATGACTTGAACATAAACTCTTTGCCTATACCTCAAATGGCTACATAGAAGCTCCAACCAAGGATCATCGTTTACATACTCCCCCAATATCGAAACTGCATCAGATACTGCACCAACAATAGCAATGATTTAATGAATGGGGACAAAACTTGCaacaaattatttatttctaaAAAGGTGGTTTATTATAGACTAAGAAAGCAGGGAGAACTTCCAAGTACATCCGCACTCATTACAAAGGAATGTTAGTCCTATTTACACTTGTGTCAATAACCCCATAATATCTTGGCTAAATTGCATTTACTTATGTATAAGTTCAATCTTCACTTTTCAGCTTATTTCAACAATAATGTAAAAAAACTAGGGAAGACAGTAGTTTAGGATTAACCAATAAATTATGTGTATTAATGATATTGTACATGTATCTTTCTCATCTTGAGCTGCATAGTTTTTGTCCAAAGTCAATAGTGTCTGTTTTAGCTGACATACCTGCAACCAGAGAAcacaaaaatgaaataaatacAAAGTAAAACAAAGACAATGAAGTGCAAGGGTTAATTAGATCAATACTAGATATGTCAAAGTTTACAGCTATTGCCACATGAAAGAAAAGTACCAGAAAAGAGAAAGATCATTTAACACAACAATAAATTGACAGATATTGCCACTTTATAAATGTCTTTTCactagaaacaaacaaatgtAACCTCTAAAATGCTAAACATTGCAAATTTATTTGTGATATAACCACAAGAATTATCATATGACCTGTCCACTTTCCTCACGTGTATATTTCCTATGAGGAACTAGAGCTAAGGAAATGTAACATGCAAATACTGACACAGATCTCAGAATGGCGATGTTTCAAAAAACTGCCTTTAAACATCAAAAATAACTTCACAAAACTTACCTTGTGGTATAACCAACTTATAACCTTGGAATCATCAAGCCTAAAAAATTTTGATGATCCAATTTCTGCAAACAGATGAGAAAGGAAATAGAACCATTATTAGAAGCTATACATACAATTGATAAAAATAGAACCACAGAAAGTTTATTTTTTTACTGTTGAATTTAAACCAGATCAATAAATAGCCAGTTAAAATTCAAAGGGAAGGGTGTAAAATTTTAACTAGCAGAAAAGAAAGTTGTGTCCAAATTGCAAGCACAACACCATAAAAGAATATGCTGTAAAAATCAAGAGAACGAAAGACTAAATTCTTACTAGAATATATCAACTTTGATGTCAAATTCTGGATCTCTGCACTGCTATATGATGTTATTTAAGTTAAAAATTTGCAACACTAGATATGCATCTCCTTTTCAAGAAAATTGATGTCTACTCATCATCAATTTTTCACTAATTCCTTCAACAAATTAGAAAAATGAACAACTTTTAATTTAGAAGCTAATGTGTAAATAGGTCACCTTTCACTTCACAGACCAGTTGCATGGAGTTCTCTGCAATAGATAATAAATGTTGATATCCAGGAAAGCCATCAATTAACATTATCTCATCTAATTGCCTGAACTTTCCAAGATCATCTCCCTTCTGCATCATATCAAAGAAAGATAGATACCACTAAGGTTTAAAAATAAAGAACTAATGGAAAACAAACGCAAGAATATGTCTACTCAGAAAAAAAATTAacagagaaagaaaaaataaagatcACAGCTGGTAGGTGATTTAgttctaggcaataaattaatattcttgaattcatctacaaaaaaacaGGGGGAGAATACCATGCTGTCGATCTACTTAAGACCTATAAAAATAAAATCACAGAAGTACCTTCATTCTACCCTCCTCAAATATGGGCAAAAATATGAATATAGGATCAACTGAAGTGGCAGTATATAGACGGCCATCTGAAAGaataataaaatgataaaaaatcAAGATGAGAAGTTACATATGTGTTCGAGCACAAATACAAATGACGAAAAGACGAAATCAGAGCACCAACAAAAGAAATTGTGATCTAACTCCATTAAAATGAgattgaagaaaagaaaaagagttAACTGTAAACAGTTCTAATTTCATTTTACTGTTTTACAAAGTTTTCAATTTGatgggaaagaaaaaaaaagccatTGTCAATTAACTTTTAGCAACCTATTTCAAAGTGACGCATACAGCATGCATTCATCAAGGTGAAATTACATTTCAACAACAGTAAGGTAAAAGATATATCAGCTTTTATTATTGACCTCATAGAGTTTGGTATATATCCGCTAGAAGAAACCATGACATCGTGAAAACTGTAACTTAGGACTTTTCGCAAGATAAGACTACCCATCATGCAATTTGCAACGGTAATGACACCACAAACATGTATAAACTTAAGGTATGTGACTGCTTAAAGTCCTGGGAAACATTACGCAGGCAACCATGAACCATGAGTAGATTAAATATAATGCTTATTAGTTTAATACTACTTGATATACAATGTGGAAAAGACTAAAGAGGAAAACAAAGGCGACAATACATGTTAGCTATAGACACATATATGTACCCTAAATACACAGAGCTCCAAGTAAAATTATTCTAAACACACAACATTGAACTCCCGCAGGCAGCCACAGGCCAAACAAAGCTAGCAAAAGCTAAGATCTACCTTCAGTAAC contains the following coding sequences:
- the LOC133788309 gene encoding uncharacterized protein LOC133788309 translates to MAWSQGFDEIRLLIAPDNGSTSNGVGRLLSLRHPKTGNATCYVLVDDVLQEMHWFKQPYTSWFLGDYVTEDGRLYTATSVDPIFIFLPIFEEGRMKKGDDLGKFRQLDEIMLIDGFPGYQHLLSIAENSMQLVCEVKEIGSSKFFRLDDSKVISWLYHKVCQLKQTLLTLDKNYAAQDEKDTLSDAVSILGEYVNDDPWLELLCSHLRLNLSEVMRKEPEKHVPHAVGSDIGSSISQEKNKINSRTTRAGKQTKKAKVETESHNIMEMFSRASRRKK